From Variimorphobacter saccharofermentans, one genomic window encodes:
- the rbfA gene encoding 30S ribosome-binding factor RbfA produces the protein MRKNSIKNTRINGEVQKELSTLISREIKDPRISPMTSVVDVEVSPDLKTAKVYISVLGDSEAKESTLKGLKSAASFIRGQLAKSLNLRNTPELTFIIDNSIEYGVNMSKLIDEISKKSSDTSENLVDEKEDEEELSDFDDNE, from the coding sequence ATGAGGAAAAACAGTATTAAGAATACCAGAATAAATGGCGAAGTTCAAAAAGAATTAAGTACGTTGATTAGTAGGGAGATTAAGGACCCAAGAATCAGTCCTATGACATCAGTAGTGGATGTTGAAGTATCTCCTGACCTAAAGACAGCCAAGGTATATATCAGTGTATTGGGTGATTCAGAAGCAAAGGAATCCACCCTGAAAGGGTTAAAAAGCGCCGCTTCCTTTATAAGAGGACAGTTAGCGAAATCGTTAAATTTACGAAACACCCCTGAACTCACCTTTATCATTGATAATTCCATTGAATATGGTGTAAACATGTCAAAATTAATCGATGAAATCAGCAAGAAATCATCGGATACATCAGAGAACTTAGTGGATGAGAAAGAGGATGAAGAGGAACTCTCTGACTTTGATGATAATGAGTAA
- a CDS encoding DHH family phosphoesterase has translation MNNINAEVIGAKKIAIAGHIRPDGDCIGSCTALYLYLKQYQEELGIDQVDVYLERFGNEFRILAGVDNILHSYDNEECYDVFISLDCGSLDRLGNALKYYNQAKKTINIDHHISNQSFAMVNHVVADASSTCEVLYSLMEEDHITKEIAEALYVGIIHDTGVFKHSNTSEKTMQIAGKLISKGIAFSKLIDESFYSKTYVQNQILGRCLMESLLIMNGKVVVSSISRKMLDFYEATHSDLDGIIDQLRIIKGVEVAIFISETDVQDYKVSMRSNGEVNVSKIAVYFGGGGHIKAAGCSMKGSLHDVINNLTPHIEAQLKQIKEKKSQA, from the coding sequence ATGAATAATATTAATGCAGAAGTAATCGGTGCTAAAAAGATTGCAATTGCAGGTCATATAAGACCGGATGGTGATTGCATTGGCTCTTGTACCGCTTTATATCTATATCTGAAGCAATACCAGGAGGAGCTTGGTATTGATCAAGTGGATGTATATTTAGAGCGCTTTGGTAATGAATTTCGTATTTTAGCCGGAGTCGATAACATCCTTCATTCCTATGACAATGAGGAATGCTATGATGTATTCATTTCTCTTGATTGTGGCAGCTTGGATCGATTGGGTAATGCATTGAAATATTATAATCAAGCTAAGAAAACAATAAATATAGACCACCACATCAGCAACCAATCCTTTGCTATGGTGAACCATGTGGTGGCAGATGCTTCCTCGACCTGTGAAGTACTATACTCCCTGATGGAGGAAGATCACATTACAAAAGAAATTGCAGAAGCTCTGTATGTCGGAATAATTCACGATACTGGCGTTTTCAAGCACTCCAACACATCAGAGAAAACCATGCAGATTGCCGGCAAGTTAATCAGTAAAGGGATCGCTTTTTCGAAATTGATAGACGAGTCCTTTTATTCTAAAACCTATGTGCAGAATCAGATTTTAGGACGTTGTTTGATGGAAAGTCTTCTGATTATGAACGGTAAGGTAGTGGTATCCTCAATCAGCCGGAAAATGCTTGACTTTTATGAGGCCACCCATAGTGACTTAGATGGAATTATTGATCAGCTTCGGATTATCAAAGGTGTCGAGGTAGCCATTTTTATTTCTGAAACGGATGTTCAGGATTATAAAGTGAGCATGAGATCAAATGGGGAGGTTAATGTTAGCAAAATAGCTGTGTATTTTGGTGGCGGAGGTCATATCAAAGCAGCAGGATGCAGCATGAAAGGTTCTCTTCATGATGTAATTAATAACCTGACCCCTCATATCGAGGCCCAGTTAAAGCAAATTAAGGAAAAGAAATCTCAGGCTTAA
- the truB gene encoding tRNA pseudouridine(55) synthase TruB yields MINGIINVYKEQGYTSHDVVAKMRGILKMKKIGHTGTLDPEAQGVLPVCIGKATKLVDLITDKDKTYMAVLKLGITTDTQDMTGQILATSEVTVGLEQIQEVMKHYIGEYLQLPPMYSAIKVGGKKLYELARQGKEIERERRKVIIKDIKILDYSEQDHEVTVSVDCGKGTYIRTLLHDIGAELGCGGAMKSLLRTAVGNFHMEQALTLAQIEEKVKENVLDEYIVPIDRMFDTFNKVKVDKLYHKLIYNGNPFSKAHLTERPDVYSSDMVRVYDADDIFIGIYRYDTAEKQYKPVKLFL; encoded by the coding sequence TTGATAAATGGAATTATTAATGTATATAAAGAACAAGGATATACCTCTCATGATGTTGTAGCAAAAATGAGAGGTATATTAAAAATGAAAAAAATCGGTCATACGGGCACATTGGATCCAGAAGCACAGGGGGTATTACCTGTATGTATCGGGAAAGCAACAAAGCTTGTGGATTTGATTACGGATAAGGATAAAACCTATATGGCTGTTCTTAAGCTTGGTATTACAACCGATACTCAGGACATGACGGGACAGATATTAGCAACCTCGGAAGTAACAGTTGGCCTGGAACAGATTCAGGAAGTTATGAAGCATTATATTGGTGAATATCTGCAATTACCTCCTATGTATTCCGCAATTAAGGTGGGTGGTAAAAAGCTGTATGAATTGGCTAGACAGGGGAAGGAAATTGAGAGGGAACGACGTAAGGTGATTATCAAGGACATTAAAATTCTTGATTATTCGGAACAGGACCACGAAGTTACGGTATCTGTGGACTGTGGCAAAGGAACCTATATCAGAACCTTACTTCATGATATCGGAGCCGAATTGGGATGTGGCGGAGCTATGAAAAGCCTGCTTCGGACTGCAGTTGGCAATTTCCATATGGAACAGGCACTAACCCTTGCCCAGATAGAAGAGAAAGTAAAAGAAAATGTACTGGATGAGTATATAGTACCGATTGATCGTATGTTCGACACCTTTAATAAAGTAAAAGTAGACAAACTGTATCATAAGCTGATATATAATGGAAATCCATTTTCAAAAGCGCATTTAACAGAAAGGCCTGATGTCTATTCATCAGATATGGTAAGGGTATATGATGCGGATGATATTTTTATTGGAATATACCGGTACGATACGGCCGAGAAGCAATATAAGCCGGTTAAGCTTTTTCTCTAA
- a CDS encoding bifunctional riboflavin kinase/FAD synthetase — MEYIEGKTEFEYKNCVVTLGKFDGLHKGHQKLINQVISYKQQGYTAVMFSFMLHPGNLFSEKEFEVLYTEEEKLAKLKRCGIDVLISYPFTNETRMMEPEDFIKEILVKKLDTKIIVVGKDFRFGYQRKGNVELLQKYEELYGYRVIACDKSTWRNEIISSSAIRKALKEGDLDSVNAMLGQPFTIRGEVVHGRRLGRTMGVPTTNLIPPSSKLLPPNGVYASRVRIGEEYQNGVTNIGYKPTVGEEKFIGVETFIFDYDNDLYGEIIEVELHNYIRPELKFGTLEELTQKMQEDIFTVKHYFKSIEN, encoded by the coding sequence ATGGAATATATTGAAGGAAAGACTGAGTTTGAATATAAAAATTGCGTAGTTACCCTTGGAAAGTTCGATGGGCTTCATAAGGGACATCAAAAGCTGATTAATCAAGTCATATCCTACAAACAACAGGGATACACAGCGGTTATGTTTAGCTTTATGCTTCATCCCGGTAACTTGTTTTCTGAGAAAGAATTTGAAGTCCTTTATACAGAAGAAGAAAAGCTGGCTAAACTAAAGAGATGTGGTATTGATGTATTGATTTCTTATCCGTTTACCAATGAGACCAGAATGATGGAGCCAGAGGACTTTATTAAAGAAATACTGGTTAAGAAGCTAGATACGAAGATTATTGTGGTTGGGAAGGACTTTCGTTTTGGTTACCAACGGAAAGGAAATGTCGAACTACTTCAGAAGTATGAAGAACTCTATGGATATCGCGTTATTGCTTGTGACAAAAGCACCTGGAGAAATGAAATTATCAGTAGTTCCGCTATTCGAAAGGCACTTAAGGAAGGCGATTTGGATTCCGTCAATGCAATGCTGGGACAGCCGTTTACGATTAGGGGTGAAGTGGTTCACGGAAGGAGATTGGGCCGAACCATGGGAGTACCCACGACAAACTTAATTCCTCCGTCTTCTAAGCTGCTTCCACCTAATGGAGTCTACGCATCAAGAGTTAGAATTGGTGAAGAATATCAAAATGGAGTAACCAATATAGGGTATAAACCAACGGTTGGAGAAGAGAAATTTATCGGGGTAGAGACCTTTATCTTTGACTATGATAATGATTTATATGGAGAAATCATTGAGGTTGAACTTCATAATTACATTCGACCGGAATTGAAATTTGGTACTCTTGAAGAACTGACTCAAAAAATGCAGGAAGATATTTTTACCGTGAAGCATTACTTTAAGAGCATAGAAAATTAA
- a CDS encoding ABC transporter ATP-binding protein encodes MLSVIDVTKKYGKLIANDHVSFEVHPGDISILLGPNGAGKSTIIKCIAGLLKFNGMILINKNENKSLPAKRDLGYIPEMPALYDMLTVWEHMEFIARAYSLTDWKDRAEMLLERLELDDKKKKLGSDLSKGMQQKVSICCGLLPQPKVILLDEPLVGLDPHAIKELKNMIVEYKNEGAAILISTHMLDSVADFWDSTNIMMDGRIAAKRTRKEIEGSGENLEDLFFKITEKEKSTVGEER; translated from the coding sequence ATGCTATCAGTAATTGACGTAACGAAAAAGTACGGTAAACTCATTGCCAATGATCATGTCAGCTTTGAGGTTCATCCAGGAGATATATCAATTCTGCTCGGCCCGAATGGTGCGGGGAAATCTACTATTATAAAATGTATCGCTGGATTATTAAAATTCAATGGAATGATACTGATTAATAAAAACGAGAATAAGTCGCTGCCGGCTAAAAGAGATTTGGGGTACATACCGGAGATGCCGGCTCTTTACGATATGTTAACAGTATGGGAACACATGGAGTTTATTGCAAGAGCTTATTCTCTCACGGACTGGAAGGATAGAGCTGAGATGCTGTTGGAACGACTTGAGCTGGACGATAAGAAGAAAAAGCTTGGAAGCGATTTATCAAAAGGAATGCAACAGAAGGTCAGTATTTGCTGCGGACTTCTACCGCAACCGAAGGTAATCTTGCTGGATGAGCCTCTGGTAGGCCTGGATCCTCATGCCATTAAGGAATTAAAGAACATGATTGTTGAGTATAAAAATGAAGGTGCTGCTATTTTAATCAGTACTCATATGCTTGATAGCGTAGCTGATTTCTGGGATAGCACGAATATTATGATGGATGGCCGTATTGCAGCTAAGAGAACTCGGAAAGAAATTGAAGGAAGCGGAGAAAATCTAGAGGATCTCTTCTTTAAAATCACTGAAAAAGAAAAAAGCACAGTGGGAGAGGAGAGATAG
- a CDS encoding putative ABC exporter domain-containing protein, with amino-acid sequence MNALAYLLLTQLKNRILSLRKKPGLLILYLITAAFLILCFVVLLISDYKPSHLGYADERIIFSIIAGIGLLFLWSFVSNGLSNGSSLFSMSDVGLLFVAPISTKKILMYGLISSLGKAMLANIFVIFQMSNLRSNFGYGLKEVFALFIICAVMTLFCQLMSIGIYIISNGNPARKNIIKGIIIALFSSIAIMVLIIQRQEGLSLIKAVLSLPDTKWFGYIPVAGWSMMFFIGIAQGSVVTMLIPLILYFISGSIIILLLTSGTADYYEDVLLSTEITYQTQKTIKEEGKTIQNRKKKIKVSEKAMGLNKGMGAMTIAYKHLLELKRTSKLMFIDSFTLFAAFGVGAAAYYMVKVTHLASYIILATAIYLQFFMTVMGKLKSELLKPYIYLIPEKSVKKLFAASFTSIVKPCIDGIIMFSVLVVMGGTDPLTGLFYALAYASSGALFVGFTILYQRVLGGQPNNYVKMLFGVGFFLIIISPAIISSIAVSFLLPEALDFLCTLPYSICCMVFTGLIFLTCGGLLDKAEYTGKS; translated from the coding sequence ATGAATGCTCTGGCATATTTATTGCTAACCCAATTGAAAAACAGAATACTATCTCTTAGAAAAAAACCTGGATTGCTGATCCTGTACCTGATAACAGCTGCATTTTTAATCCTATGTTTTGTTGTATTGTTGATCAGTGATTATAAACCAAGCCATCTAGGCTATGCAGATGAGCGTATTATATTTTCCATTATCGCAGGCATTGGATTATTGTTTCTATGGTCCTTTGTCTCAAATGGCTTATCCAATGGTTCCAGTCTGTTTTCCATGTCCGATGTGGGATTATTATTTGTAGCTCCCATATCAACGAAAAAAATACTGATGTATGGATTAATCAGCTCACTTGGTAAGGCTATGCTTGCTAATATCTTTGTAATTTTTCAGATGAGTAACCTTAGAAGTAACTTTGGATATGGCTTAAAGGAAGTATTCGCCTTATTTATCATATGTGCTGTAATGACACTGTTTTGCCAGCTGATGTCCATTGGAATATATATTATTTCCAATGGGAATCCGGCCAGAAAAAATATAATTAAAGGAATTATAATTGCATTATTCAGCAGCATTGCCATCATGGTGCTTATCATACAACGACAGGAGGGCCTGAGTTTAATTAAAGCTGTGTTAAGTCTTCCTGATACAAAATGGTTTGGATACATACCGGTTGCAGGCTGGTCCATGATGTTCTTTATCGGTATTGCACAAGGATCCGTTGTCACCATGCTCATACCATTAATCTTATATTTCATATCAGGAAGTATCATTATACTACTTCTAACCTCTGGAACAGCAGATTATTATGAAGATGTTTTGCTATCAACTGAGATAACATATCAGACGCAGAAGACAATTAAGGAAGAGGGCAAAACCATTCAAAACCGGAAGAAGAAAATAAAGGTTTCAGAAAAAGCAATGGGGCTAAACAAGGGAATGGGAGCCATGACCATAGCCTATAAGCATCTTCTGGAACTTAAGAGAACCAGTAAGCTAATGTTTATAGACAGCTTTACGCTATTTGCCGCATTCGGTGTAGGAGCAGCAGCTTACTATATGGTTAAGGTCACTCATTTAGCATCCTATATTATATTGGCAACAGCCATTTATCTTCAATTTTTTATGACGGTTATGGGTAAACTGAAATCAGAATTATTAAAACCATATATTTACTTGATTCCTGAGAAATCGGTAAAAAAATTATTCGCTGCTTCGTTTACTTCCATTGTAAAGCCATGCATTGATGGTATCATCATGTTTTCTGTTCTTGTGGTAATGGGAGGAACAGACCCTCTGACCGGCTTATTTTATGCGCTCGCTTATGCTTCATCCGGTGCGTTGTTTGTCGGATTTACCATACTCTATCAAAGAGTTTTAGGAGGTCAGCCTAATAATTATGTGAAAATGTTATTTGGTGTAGGCTTTTTCCTCATTATCATATCACCGGCAATTATATCCTCCATTGCAGTATCCTTCTTGCTGCCGGAAGCTTTGGACTTTTTATGTACACTTCCATATTCCATTTGTTGCATGGTGTTTACCGGTTTGATTTTCCTAACCTGTGGTGGCTTGCTCGATAAAGCAGAATATACCGGCAAGTCTTAA
- the rpsO gene encoding 30S ribosomal protein S15 produces the protein MISKEKKQEIIKNFGRTPEDTGSPEVQIALLTERITELTEHLKSNKKDHHSRRGLLKMVGQRRGLLEYLKKTNIEGYRELIERLGLRK, from the coding sequence ATGATTAGCAAAGAAAAAAAACAGGAAATCATCAAGAATTTCGGAAGAACACCTGAGGATACAGGATCTCCGGAAGTACAGATTGCACTATTAACTGAAAGAATTACAGAGTTAACAGAGCACTTAAAGAGCAATAAGAAGGATCATCACTCCAGAAGAGGACTTCTTAAGATGGTTGGTCAAAGAAGAGGCTTACTTGAATACCTAAAGAAGACGAATATCGAAGGATATCGTGAACTGATTGAACGTTTAGGTTTAAGAAAATAG
- a CDS encoding MATE family efflux transporter, with the protein MKQLRTIMNDREFVKKALAITIPVALQNMLNNLLNLVDTLMIGQLGDTSIAAVGLANKLFFVFCLLMFGVCSGSSILASQYFGKREMWNIKRVLRISLILGIGGSFLFMIPALIAPELVMRIFTPQAGTIAIGSAYLVIVAISYPLTAITNAYVAILRSMNYVVLPVIITSVSILVNVVLNYGLIFGKLGLPEMGVAGAALATLIARIVECVLLLIIIYRYKAGDGGIGDFVHQKYIKVKGNSLFQKEFIVRYFRTASPVIINEFMWGLGVTMYALVYGRMGDEATAAITITSSMEQIASVFFFGICHAAAVILGNELGANRLEKAKEYAKNFIFIQFLVSVVGAVLLFFMKDSIIGLFQVSEIVSEYIRLSVVVFTLYMPLRMLNALFIVAVLRSGGDTVASLFLDITGVWFIGIPMAIIGGLVLQLPIYIVYAMISMEEIYKLILSYIRYRQGKWVKNIVTE; encoded by the coding sequence ATGAAGCAATTACGTACTATAATGAATGATAGAGAATTCGTTAAAAAAGCTTTAGCAATTACCATTCCGGTAGCGTTGCAAAATATGTTAAATAATTTATTGAATTTAGTAGATACCTTAATGATCGGTCAGCTGGGAGATACTTCGATTGCTGCCGTTGGACTCGCTAACAAACTGTTTTTTGTGTTTTGTCTACTGATGTTCGGTGTATGCAGTGGTTCGAGTATACTTGCTTCCCAATATTTCGGAAAAAGAGAAATGTGGAACATTAAAAGAGTGCTTCGTATCTCGCTGATACTTGGTATAGGAGGTTCATTCCTGTTCATGATCCCGGCACTGATCGCACCGGAATTAGTGATGCGAATTTTTACACCCCAGGCTGGTACCATTGCCATCGGTTCAGCATACTTAGTTATTGTTGCAATCAGTTATCCGCTTACAGCAATAACGAATGCATATGTTGCGATCCTACGAAGTATGAATTATGTTGTTCTTCCGGTTATTATTACATCCGTTTCAATCTTAGTAAATGTGGTTTTGAATTACGGTCTGATATTCGGAAAATTAGGATTACCTGAGATGGGAGTGGCAGGAGCGGCACTGGCAACTTTAATTGCCAGAATTGTAGAGTGTGTTTTACTTTTGATTATCATTTACAGATATAAAGCTGGTGATGGTGGAATTGGTGATTTTGTTCATCAGAAATATATAAAAGTAAAAGGGAATTCATTGTTTCAGAAGGAATTTATAGTAAGATATTTTCGTACTGCTTCTCCGGTAATTATTAATGAATTTATGTGGGGGCTTGGTGTCACTATGTATGCCCTTGTCTATGGAAGAATGGGAGATGAGGCGACGGCTGCTATTACGATTACGAGTTCGATGGAGCAAATTGCATCGGTGTTTTTCTTCGGAATATGTCACGCAGCAGCGGTAATCCTTGGTAATGAATTAGGTGCAAATCGATTAGAAAAAGCGAAAGAGTATGCTAAGAATTTTATCTTTATTCAATTTTTAGTATCTGTGGTGGGTGCAGTTCTATTATTCTTTATGAAGGATTCAATTATCGGACTGTTTCAGGTGTCAGAGATTGTATCGGAGTATATCCGGTTAAGTGTCGTTGTCTTTACTCTTTATATGCCGCTGAGAATGTTGAATGCGTTATTCATTGTGGCTGTTCTGCGAAGTGGTGGGGACACGGTTGCATCGCTGTTTTTAGATATCACTGGAGTCTGGTTCATTGGTATTCCTATGGCAATCATCGGTGGTTTGGTATTACAGTTACCGATTTATATTGTATATGCAATGATATCAATGGAAGAAATATATAAATTGATTCTAAGCTATATACGATATCGTCAGGGAAAATGGGTAAAAAATATTGTAACTGAATAA
- a CDS encoding polyribonucleotide nucleotidyltransferase, with product MYKSFSMELAGRTLTVDIGRVAAQANGAAFMHYGDTVVLSTATASDKPREGIDFFPLSVEYEEKLYAVGKIPGGFIKREGKASENAILTSRVIDRPMRPLFPKDYRNDVTLNNLVLCVDQDCSPELTAMLGSAIATCISDIPFDGPTASTMVGMVDGEFVFNPTSAQREKSTLALTVASTREKVIMIEAGANELPEDKMIEAIFAAHEMNKKVIEFIDTIVAECGKPKHDYVKFDTPQELYDDMVNFITQEAMEEAVFTDVKQVREANIKEITERLTTRYEEMNPDWLPYLSEAVYKFQKKTVRKMILKDKKRPDGRGMTEIRKLAAEIDVLPRTHGSGMFTRGQTQVLTITTLGALAETQRLDGIDENETGKRYMHHYNFPSYSVGETKPSRGPGRREIGHGALAVRALVPVLPSEEEFPYAIRTVSEVLESNGSTSQGSICASTLSLMAAGVPIKAMVAGISVGLVTGDTDDDYIILTDIQGLEDFFGDMDFKVAGTHKGITAIQMDIKIHGLTREIIEKAIYRTKEARTYILDEVMAPVISQPRPEVGPYSPKIVQIKIDPTKIGDVVGQRGKTINAIIEQTGVKIDITDDGAVSVCGVDKESIQKAVEMVKMIVTDFEEGKTYTGKVISIKDFGAFIEFAPGKEGMVHISKIAKHRVEHIEDELTLGDVVTVVCLGQDKMGRISFSIKDVQ from the coding sequence ATGTACAAAAGTTTTTCAATGGAATTAGCCGGAAGAACCTTAACCGTTGATATCGGTAGAGTTGCTGCGCAGGCTAATGGTGCTGCATTTATGCACTATGGTGATACAGTTGTACTATCAACAGCGACTGCGTCAGATAAACCAAGAGAAGGAATTGATTTTTTCCCTTTAAGTGTTGAATATGAAGAAAAATTATATGCGGTTGGTAAAATACCCGGAGGATTTATAAAAAGAGAAGGAAAGGCATCAGAAAATGCAATTCTTACCTCCCGCGTTATTGACCGTCCTATGAGACCCTTATTTCCAAAGGATTATCGTAATGACGTGACCTTGAATAATTTGGTATTATGCGTTGACCAGGACTGCTCACCTGAATTGACTGCTATGCTGGGCTCAGCAATTGCAACCTGTATTTCGGACATTCCGTTTGATGGACCAACAGCCTCTACAATGGTTGGTATGGTAGATGGTGAATTTGTATTCAATCCCACCTCAGCGCAAAGAGAGAAGTCCACATTAGCACTAACCGTTGCATCAACCAGAGAAAAAGTAATTATGATTGAAGCAGGTGCAAATGAACTTCCAGAAGATAAAATGATTGAAGCAATCTTTGCAGCTCATGAAATGAATAAGAAAGTAATTGAATTTATTGATACTATTGTAGCAGAATGCGGTAAGCCAAAGCATGATTATGTTAAGTTTGACACTCCTCAGGAGTTATATGATGATATGGTTAACTTCATTACACAGGAGGCAATGGAAGAGGCTGTATTTACCGATGTAAAGCAGGTTAGAGAAGCAAATATTAAAGAAATTACAGAACGGTTAACTACTCGTTATGAGGAGATGAACCCGGATTGGCTTCCATATCTGAGTGAAGCAGTATATAAATTCCAGAAAAAGACCGTACGTAAGATGATCTTAAAAGACAAAAAACGTCCGGACGGAAGAGGTATGACTGAAATCAGAAAATTAGCAGCGGAAATCGATGTATTACCAAGAACACACGGTTCTGGTATGTTTACCCGTGGTCAGACTCAGGTGCTTACAATTACAACCTTAGGTGCGTTAGCAGAGACACAGAGACTGGATGGTATCGATGAGAATGAAACCGGCAAGAGATATATGCATCACTATAATTTCCCTTCTTACTCTGTGGGTGAAACCAAACCTTCCAGAGGCCCGGGCAGACGTGAAATTGGACATGGTGCACTGGCTGTGAGAGCGCTCGTTCCAGTTCTTCCAAGTGAAGAGGAGTTCCCTTATGCAATCCGTACCGTATCCGAGGTATTAGAATCGAATGGTTCCACATCCCAGGGTAGTATCTGTGCCTCCACGTTATCCTTAATGGCTGCCGGAGTACCGATTAAGGCTATGGTTGCAGGTATATCCGTAGGTCTTGTAACTGGAGATACCGATGATGATTATATTATTTTAACTGATATACAAGGTTTGGAAGACTTCTTTGGAGACATGGACTTTAAGGTAGCAGGAACTCATAAGGGTATCACTGCAATTCAAATGGATATTAAGATTCATGGCTTGACCAGAGAAATTATTGAAAAAGCCATCTACAGAACGAAAGAGGCTAGAACCTATATTCTTGATGAGGTTATGGCTCCTGTCATTTCACAGCCGAGACCTGAAGTTGGTCCTTATTCACCGAAGATTGTACAGATCAAGATTGATCCTACTAAGATCGGTGATGTGGTTGGACAGAGAGGTAAAACAATTAATGCTATCATTGAACAGACTGGTGTTAAGATTGATATAACCGATGACGGTGCAGTATCCGTATGTGGTGTAGATAAAGAAAGCATCCAGAAAGCTGTAGAAATGGTTAAGATGATAGTTACCGACTTCGAAGAAGGTAAAACTTATACTGGTAAGGTTATCAGTATTAAAGACTTTGGAGCATTTATTGAGTTTGCACCAGGAAAAGAAGGCATGGTTCACATTTCTAAGATTGCAAAGCATAGAGTCGAGCATATAGAAGATGAGCTGACCTTAGGTGATGTTGTGACGGTTGTATGCCTTGGTCAGGATAAGATGGGACGTATTAGCTTTAGTATTAAAGATGTTCAATAA
- a CDS encoding LCP family protein, translating to MDQRDKIKKVIRLIVICFASILIIGLFSTYMLFHNYISKINIAKSKELEPSELLTAQEKITESLVEDTPFIKNETEYKDEVLEAVDNSNVLNPEEETEAMAFDEELSVSETTNREIEMLEAAIEKNRNSDVEVLHDKKVLNILLIGSDTRNINERGRSDTMILITLNKNTKKIIATSFLRDIYLSIPNRKNNRLNAAFAYGGADLLMDTMEQNFKIQVDRYIMVDFYSFIDIVDTIGGITMEIEEEELDDLNRIIRGLNVILKDEKDSDQIPAAGKCVLNGKQALSYARNRTTGNGDFERTNRQRKVLTAIFNKVKKQDILILNKLLNIILPKVTTNFSEVEILEQLLSFPSYIGYDLEQWSIPMSNTYSNIKIENMSVLGIDFDMNIAEIKRRLYSTK from the coding sequence ATGGATCAAAGAGATAAAATAAAAAAAGTGATAAGACTGATTGTGATATGTTTCGCATCCATTTTGATCATCGGATTGTTTTCCACCTATATGCTGTTTCATAATTATATTAGCAAAATAAATATTGCAAAATCAAAAGAACTGGAGCCATCTGAACTCCTCACGGCTCAGGAGAAAATAACGGAATCGTTAGTGGAAGATACACCATTTATAAAGAATGAAACAGAGTACAAGGACGAAGTACTGGAAGCGGTGGATAATAGTAATGTTCTGAATCCGGAAGAAGAGACGGAAGCAATGGCTTTCGATGAGGAGTTGTCCGTATCTGAGACTACTAACAGGGAAATTGAAATGCTGGAAGCTGCAATTGAGAAAAATAGGAATAGTGATGTAGAAGTATTACATGATAAAAAGGTCCTGAATATTCTGCTGATCGGCAGCGATACCAGGAATATCAACGAGCGCGGCCGTTCCGATACGATGATTCTTATTACGCTCAATAAGAATACGAAAAAAATCATAGCAACCTCCTTCTTACGTGATATTTATCTCAGCATCCCTAACCGTAAGAATAATCGTCTAAATGCTGCATTTGCTTATGGTGGTGCAGATCTGCTGATGGATACCATGGAGCAAAACTTTAAGATTCAAGTGGATCGATATATAATGGTGGATTTTTATTCATTTATTGATATTGTTGATACGATCGGAGGAATTACAATGGAGATCGAAGAGGAGGAGCTTGATGATCTTAATCGCATCATACGGGGATTAAATGTAATATTGAAGGATGAGAAGGATTCCGATCAGATACCTGCAGCTGGAAAATGCGTATTGAATGGGAAACAGGCTCTCAGTTATGCCAGAAATCGAACTACCGGAAACGGGGATTTTGAAAGAACAAATCGTCAGAGAAAGGTACTAACCGCTATATTCAATAAAGTAAAGAAGCAGGACATTCTGATTCTAAATAAATTACTTAATATTATCCTTCCAAAAGTAACCACCAACTTTTCTGAGGTTGAAATCCTTGAGCAGTTATTATCATTTCCGTCCTATATCGGATATGATCTAGAGCAATGGAGCATTCCCATGTCAAATACGTATTCTAATATTAAAATCGAGAATATGTCAGTATTAGGTATTGATTTTGATATGAATATTGCGGAGATAAAAAGGCGTCTATATAGTACAAAATAA